A window of Trichoderma atroviride chromosome 3, complete sequence contains these coding sequences:
- a CDS encoding uncharacterized protein (EggNog:ENOG41~TransMembrane:1 (o6-25i)) → MSPMTIYLYSILLITFFTFTARRIYYWQRLRHIPGPASAAWTIWWQLSNALSGRYHERLKAAADTYGPLVRIGPNQLLSTDPKVLRRMSAVRSGYTKGRFYASGKIVPGVDNVVSLRDPAKHKEMRALMAPGFSGKANEGYSFEAAMNRQLLSFVDLLERKYVSSGSDVRPFDMAEKTQFFALDAIGDISLGQPFGYLDKDEDLYQYNEINTTSLPLMNVVSVMPALANIVHTWPLRLLLPKEGDQVGFGRLMRFARGYVDTRLDPKTPRAQDMMQAHIDSGMSKNDLIQQVFLSIIAGSNSSAHALRMTLLSLITSPPAYNALIHEIRHASPAVSSPITWAQAQTLPYLQAVIREGLRMWPPVGGLGFKTVPPEGDHINGFFVPGGTEIGQGFHGVGRSKAVWGPDADVFRPERWLNASEERLKDMTDAVDTHFGYGKYSCLGKPIAMMELHKAIFELVRRFDFCVVNPESPIKTTASIFLFASDFWVTMTKRDL, encoded by the exons ATGTCGCCCATGACAATCTACCTATACAGCATACTCCTCATAACATTCTTCACATTCACCGCCCGCCGAATATACTACTGGCAGCGATTGCGCCACATCCCCGGCCCAGCCAGCGCGGCATGGACAATATGGTGGCAGCTTTCAAACGCCTTGTCCGGTCGTTATCATGAGCGGTTAAAAGCAGCTGCCGACACTTATG GCCCTCTTGTGCGCATCGGACCCAATCAGCTCCTCTCCACTGATCCAAAAGTCCTCCGTCGCATGTCTGCAGTCCGCAGCGGCTACACCAAGGGCAGGTTCTACGCAAGCGGCAAGATTGTCCCCGGAGTAGACAATGTCGTCTCGTTGCGAGACCCGGCCAAACACAAAGAAATGCGCGCCTTGATGGCTCCCGGT TTCTCCGGCAAGGCAAACGAAGGATACAGCTTCGAGGCCGCCATGAACCGCCAGCTACTGAGCTTCGTTGATCTCCTTGAGCGCAAATACGTCTCGTCCGGCTCTGATGTTCGCCCCTTTGACATGGCCGAGAAGACGCAATTCTTCGCTCTGGATGCCATAGGCGACATCTCTCTTGGCCAACCATTCGGCTATCTCGACAAGGATGAAGACTTGTACCAGTACAATGAAATCAACACAACATCGCTGCCTCTTATGAATGTCGTCTCTGTGATGCCAGCGCTGGCAAATATTGTCCACACATGGCCCTTACGACTACTGCTGCCAAAAGAGGGCGACCAGGTCGGCTTCGGTCGACTGATGCG CTTTGCACGAGGTTACGTGGATACGAGACTGGATCCAAAAACCCCTCGAGCCCAAGACATGATGCAAGCCCACATCGACAGCGGCATGTCCAAAAACGATCTCATCCAACAAGTCTTTCTCTCAAT CATCGCCGGCTCCAACTCCTCCGCCCACGCCCTCCGCATGACCCTCCTCTCACTCATCACCTCCCCACCAGCCTATAACGCCCTCATCCACGAAATCCGCCACGCCTCTCCCGCCGTCAGCTCGCCCATCACTTGGGCCCAAGCACAGACCCTACCATACCTCCAAGCCGTCATCCGCGAAGGTCTCCGCATGTGGCCTCCCGTcggcggcctcggcttcaAGACCGTCCCACCAGAAGGCGACCACATCAACGGCTTCTTCGTCCCCGGTGGCACGGAAATCGGCCAGGGCTTCCACGGCGTCGGACGCTCCAAGGCTGTCTGGGGCCCGGACGCTGACGTATTCCGCCCAGAGAGGTGGCTCAACGCCTCGGAAGAGCGACTAAAAGATATGACGGACGCCGTGGACACGCATTTTGGCTACGGCAAGTATTCGTGTCTCGGGAAGCCGATTGCCATGATGGAGTTGCACAAGGCTATTTTTGAG CTTGTACGACGCTTTGACTTTTGCGTGGTGAATCCGGAATCACCCATCAAGACGACTGCCTCGATCTTCCTCTTTGCGTCAGATTTCTGGGTAACGATGACGAAGCGTGATCTTTAA
- a CDS encoding uncharacterized protein (EggNog:ENOG41), producing MSSFGAKRKARVIKVDYDDEEGSGDAPPKAEGGGPKDDNVKPTFNSKTARKPFRQSGLRNTFNPQDEDTSGDRDETSGGNDDDDNGPVVVRPGINRSGLSKQKKKIPKSKLSFGGDAGQEDDEPISDLGPSRKAAMGQKVLENNTLKRGMAARGLPLPVRSFQEDDDRPRYSKEYLDELQSSTPNTPSDLSSLKANLDDEMDLDPSELEGALIVDSPMPSSMGQPQATQILTDAEIRERKERRARLAKEKDYISMEDEDDGLFGRKKKDDSRLVAEDEDLGEGFDDYVEDGGLSLGKRAEKERRKQERQTMAELINAAEGHSSESSEDSDAERRIAYETAQTRAGMDGLKKPRKDVNEQLLQVPPKITPLPSLAECLVQLQASLKMMQGDINIKTATVTQLTRERDDIVKREAEVQAFLNETGKKYEEAMGRKPDSADGVAAAGPGAELAGERGLESLGATPMKEVDMEDIE from the exons ATGAGTTCGTTTGGCGCAAAACGCAAGGCGCGTGTCATCAAAGTCGActacgatgacgaagaaggcaGCGGAGACGCACCGCCCAAGGCTGAGGGCGGAGGCCCCAAAGATG ACAACGTGAAGCCGACGTTTAATTCGAAGACGGCGCGAAAGCCATTTCGACAATCAGGGCTGCGAAATACCTTTAACCCTCAAGATGAAGATACGTCAGGCGACAGAGACGAGACATCAGGAGgcaatgacgacgacgacaatggccCCGTGGTGGTGCGACCAGGTATCAATCGATCAGGATTAtcgaagcagaaaaaaaagattcccAAATCGAAGCTCTCGTTTGGTGGCGACGCTggtcaagaagatgatgagcctATAAGCGACCTTGGCCCGTCAAGGAAGGCAGCAATGGGACAGAAAGTACTTGAAAACAACACTTTGAAGCGTGGAATGGCTGCTCGAGGATTACCGTTACCGGTGCGATCATTTcaggaagatgacgacagGCCAAGATATAGCAAGGAATATCTCGATGAACTTCAATCATCAACACCAAATACCCCCAGCGACCTCTCATCATTAAAGGCGAATCTCGACGACGAGATGGACTTGGATCCGTCCGAGCTAGAAGGTGCTCTGATAGTAGACTCCCcgatgccatcttccatGGGCCAGCCTCAGGCTACTCAGATACTCACCGATGCGGAAATTCGCGAAAGGAAAGAGCGGAGAGCGCGGCTAGCGAAGGAGAAGGACTATATTTccatggaagatgaggatgatgggcTATTTGgtcgaaagaagaaggatgacaGCCGATTGGtcgctgaagatgaggatttGGGAGAAGGATTTGATGACTATGTCGAAGACGGCGGGCTGTCATTAGGCAAACGCGCAGAGAAGGAACGACGGAAACAAGAGCGCCAAACGATGGCCGAGCTCATTAACGCAGCTGAAGGACATAGTTCGGAGTCATCAGAAGACAGCGATGCCGAGCGGCGGATTGCGTATGAAACAGCGCAGACGCGCGCTGGCATGGACGGCTTGAAGAAGCCGCGGAAAGATGTCAACGAACAGCTGCTACAAGTTCCTCCCAAGATAACGCCTTTACCAAGCCTTGCAGAATGCTTGGTTCAGCTGCAGGCATCGCTGAAAATGATGCAGGGCGATATCAATATCAAGACAGCCACAGTTACGCAGCTTACTCGCGAGAGAGACGACATTGTTaaaagagaggctgaagTACAAGCATTCTTGAATGAAACCGGCAAAAAGTATGAAGAGGCCATGGGTCGGAAACCCGATTCGGCTGAtggagttgctgctgctgggccaggggctgagctggctggcGAAAGAGGGCTGGAGAGCTTGGGAGCGACGCCGATGAAGGAAGTTGATATGGAAGACATTGAATAA
- a CDS encoding uncharacterized protein (EggNog:ENOG41), with the protein MGQKVLENNTLKRGMAARGLPLPVRSFQEDDDRPRYSKEYLDELQSSTPNTPSDLSSLKANLDDEMDLDPSELEGALIVDSPMPSSMGQPQATQILTDAEIRERKERRARLAKEKDYISMEDEDDGLFGRKKKDDSRLVAEDEDLGEGFDDYVEDGGLSLGKRAEKERRKQERQTMAELINAAEGHSSESSEDSDAERRIAYETAQTRAGMDGLKKPRKDVNEQLLQVPPKITPLPSLAECLVQLQASLKMMQGDINIKTATVTQLTRERDDIVKREAEVQAFLNETGKKYEEAMGRKPDSADGVAAAGPGAELAGERGLESLGATPMKEVDMEDIE; encoded by the coding sequence ATGGGACAGAAAGTACTTGAAAACAACACTTTGAAGCGTGGAATGGCTGCTCGAGGATTACCGTTACCGGTGCGATCATTTcaggaagatgacgacagGCCAAGATATAGCAAGGAATATCTCGATGAACTTCAATCATCAACACCAAATACCCCCAGCGACCTCTCATCATTAAAGGCGAATCTCGACGACGAGATGGACTTGGATCCGTCCGAGCTAGAAGGTGCTCTGATAGTAGACTCCCcgatgccatcttccatGGGCCAGCCTCAGGCTACTCAGATACTCACCGATGCGGAAATTCGCGAAAGGAAAGAGCGGAGAGCGCGGCTAGCGAAGGAGAAGGACTATATTTccatggaagatgaggatgatgggcTATTTGgtcgaaagaagaaggatgacaGCCGATTGGtcgctgaagatgaggatttGGGAGAAGGATTTGATGACTATGTCGAAGACGGCGGGCTGTCATTAGGCAAACGCGCAGAGAAGGAACGACGGAAACAAGAGCGCCAAACGATGGCCGAGCTCATTAACGCAGCTGAAGGACATAGTTCGGAGTCATCAGAAGACAGCGATGCCGAGCGGCGGATTGCGTATGAAACAGCGCAGACGCGCGCTGGCATGGACGGCTTGAAGAAGCCGCGGAAAGATGTCAACGAACAGCTGCTACAAGTTCCTCCCAAGATAACGCCTTTACCAAGCCTTGCAGAATGCTTGGTTCAGCTGCAGGCATCGCTGAAAATGATGCAGGGCGATATCAATATCAAGACAGCCACAGTTACGCAGCTTACTCGCGAGAGAGACGACATTGTTaaaagagaggctgaagTACAAGCATTCTTGAATGAAACCGGCAAAAAGTATGAAGAGGCCATGGGTCGGAAACCCGATTCGGCTGAtggagttgctgctgctgggccaggggctgagctggctggcGAAAGAGGGCTGGAGAGCTTGGGAGCGACGCCGATGAAGGAAGTTGATATGGAAGACATTGAATAA
- a CDS encoding uncharacterized protein (EggNog:ENOG41), producing the protein MAEAMKRGEHLQEHGTGHQCLYSPATQLFIDIEYHMLTPSSTLARISMNFQRVEPMRYNSYLSDCIRYLQEHPEYESDISLVYLVRIQRLTERIAEFNSEDRATEEISLVPSAPVSAYVLAFQNELNQIRDSMPKHLQEDKTFQLFLNSASLRLYEPPVVDKNLIRSLSKSLSSVSMAMDSPLDKIYRSSAVLTTWFNSWLALPISTYYFQTTAVGSHLVYALVMLARWARLSTPRAMYEGRTSMPDDPSENNPNVALYNSDMANAQRESGMASGKSSAPHEHMPARPDLEDTDLAAAVAVLRTQLQTQPGLMINIPEILSAICNRFEHANANFQLCSVDTERINKNIWMMTALKVRIARAKLEKWAELVAEGESLGQDHRADGDQRMAEWQAAMHLPQTECMGLEDMGILPTEYQQQPQVENTWGHATNSPWTTDLLSGFDPSSFFDGYLDWNSVAMNVTSPMER; encoded by the exons ATGGCCGAAGCAATGAAGAGAGGCGAGCATTTGCAGGAGCATGGTACTGGGCATCAGTGTTTGTATTCTCCCGCTACTCAACTGTTTATTGATATTGAATATCATATGCTTACCCCTTCTTCTACCCTTGCCAGAATCTCGATGAATTTCCAAAGAGTGGAACCGATGAGATACAACAGCTATCTTTCCGACTGCATACGATATCTGCAGGAGCATCCTGAATACGAAAGCGATATTTCTCTCGTCTACCTCGTCAGAATACAGAGATTGACAGAACGCATTGCCGAATTCAATTCCGAAGATAGGGCTACTGAGGAAATCTCTTTAGTGCCTTCAGCTCCTGTCTCGGCATACGTTTTGGCATTCCAAAACGAACTCAACCAAATTCGCGACTCTATGCCCAAGCATCTGCAAGAAGATA AGACTTTTCAGCTCTTCCTCAATAGTGCCAGCCTTCGTCTATACGAACCTCCTGTTGTTGACAAGAATCTGATTCGTTCATTATCCAAGTCCCTCTCTTCTGTATCGATGGCTATGGATTCGCCACTCGACAAAATATACCGATCAAGCGCCGTTCTTACAACATGGTTCAATTCCTGGCTTGCTCTCCCCATCTCCACCTATTATTTTCAAACTACGGCCGTCGGCTCGCACCTCGTCTACGCTCTTGTTATGCTAGCTCGCTGGGCAAGATTATCAACACCAAGAGCCATGTACGAAGGAAGAACATCAATGCCAGATGACCCGAGCGAAAACAATCCGAATGTTGCTTTATATAACTCTGATATGGCAAATGCCCAACGCGAATCCGGCATGGCATCAGGCAAGAGCAGTGCACCTCATGAACACATGCCTGCGCGTCCTGATCTAGAAGATACGGACCTCGCGGCTGCTGTGGCCGTGCTACGAACGCAGCTACAAACGCAACCTGGCTTAATGATCAATATCCCCGAGATCCTGTCAGCGATATGCAATCGCTTTGAACATGCCAACGCAAATTTCCAGCTATGCTCGGTGGACACCGAAAGAATCAACAAAAACATTTGGATGATGACTGCACTAAAAGTTCGCATCGCACGAGCCAAACTCGAGAAATGGGCAGAACTAGTGGCTGAAGGAGAAAGCCTTGGCCAAGACCATCGAGCAGACGGAGATCAAAGAATGGCAGAATGGCAAGCGGCGATGCATTTGCCGCAAACCGAATGCATGGGCCTTGAAGACATGGGCATTTTACCGACAGAGTATCAACAACAACCCCAAGTAGAGAATACATGGGGACATGCGACGAACTCTCCGTGGACTACTGATCTACTTTCTGGTTTCGATCCAAGTAGCTTCTTTGATGGATATCTGGATTGGAATTCAGTTGCTATGAATGTTACATCTCCTATGgagcgatga
- a CDS encoding uncharacterized protein (EggNog:ENOG41~TransMembrane:1 (o492-514i)): MDAGAEASLPTTNSSRERPKLPTAKWGAACAPCATAKAKCIRSNDTPGAKCDRCERLLKECSNQIHRPRKKRQSKPSRTAQIEERLNGLVSLLKASGELSGTQRDPLSRDDNNEDRGTEDSSDDPSPFSSPSSAIPSITNQANTWIIDPTYNSFTPKSCICHPDTLDAPPPPEPDEILLEFYRKNLQPVHPFVIVPPNVTAAVLALRRPFLMAAIRMVSSFRSIRSMRAQMYHLMKHLADYMLIRSEKSLDLLLGIIVMLGYQQYHCCLHGQLNNLITLASSLISDMGLNRPPGLNERTRLMVVRPPEVNGRSNEERRAFAGAWYWASVISMNFQRVEPMRYNSYLSDCIRYLQEHPEYESDISLVYLVRIQRLTERIAEFNSEDRATEEISLVPSAPVSAYVLAFQNELNQIRDSMPKHLQEDKTFQLFLNSASLRLYEPPVVDKNLIRSLSKSLSSVSMAMDSPLDKIYRSSAVLTTWFNSWLALPISTYYFQTTAVGSHLVYALVMLARWARLSTPRAMYEGRTSMPDDPSENNPNVALYNSDMANAQRESGMASGKSSAPHEHMPARPDLEDTDLAAAVAVLRTQLQTQPGLMINIPEILSAICNRFEHANANFQLCSVDTERINKNIWMMTALKVRIARAKLEKWAELVAEGESLGQDHRADGDQRMAEWQAAMHLPQTECMGLEDMGILPTEYQQQPQVENTWGHATNSPWTTDLLSGFDPSSFFDGYLDWNSVAMNVTSPMER; this comes from the exons ATGGATGCTGGCGCTGAAGCCTCGCTGCCAACCACTAACAGCTCTAGAGAGCGGCCAAAGCTGCCCACGGCCAAATGGGGAGCTGCCTGTGCGCCTTGCGCCACTGCAAAGGCGAAGTGTATTCGATCCAACGACACGCCCGGAGCAAAGTGTGATAG GTGTGAGAGACTCTTGAAGGAGTGTTCGAACCAGATCCATCGCCCGCGGAAGAAAAGACAGTCCAAACCCTC CCGAACAGCGCAGATCGAAGAGCGGCTCAACGGCCTTGTCAGTCTTCTGAAAGCGTCCGGAGAGCTTTCCGGAACTCAGCGTGACCCACTCTCGCGAGATGATAACAACGAAGACCGCGGGACTGAAGACTCATCTGATGATCCGTCCCCGTTCTCAAGCCCGTCTAGTGCCATTCCCAGCATCACCAATCAGGCCAATACTTGGATTATCGACCCGACGTACAACTCGTTTACACCGAAATCATGCATCTGTCACCCAGACACTTTGGATGCGCCCCCGCCTCCGGAGCCGGACGAGATCCTTCTCGAATTTTACCGGAAGAATCTCCAACCCGTCCACCCTTTCGTCATAGTCCCGCCTAATGTCACCGCGGCTGTTTTGGCGTTAAGAAGACCGTTCCTCATGGCAGCTATTCGCATGGTTAGCTCGTTTCGAAGCATACGATCGATGAGAGCGCAGATGTACCATCTCATGAAACACCTCGCAGACTACATGCTCATTCGCTCGGAAAAGTCTTTGGATTTACTATTGGGGATAATAGTCATGCTTGGATATCAACAATATCACTGTTGTCTCCACGGACAGCTAAATAACCTAATTACTCTGGCTAGCAGCTTGATAAGCGACATGGGGTTGAACAGGCCTCCAGGGTTGAATGAGCGAACGCGTTTGATGGTTGTACGCCCGCCAGAGGTGAATGGCCGAAGCAATGAAGAGAGGCGAGCATTTGCAGGAGCATGGTACTGGGCATCAGT AATCTCGATGAATTTCCAAAGAGTGGAACCGATGAGATACAACAGCTATCTTTCCGACTGCATACGATATCTGCAGGAGCATCCTGAATACGAAAGCGATATTTCTCTCGTCTACCTCGTCAGAATACAGAGATTGACAGAACGCATTGCCGAATTCAATTCCGAAGATAGGGCTACTGAGGAAATCTCTTTAGTGCCTTCAGCTCCTGTCTCGGCATACGTTTTGGCATTCCAAAACGAACTCAACCAAATTCGCGACTCTATGCCCAAGCATCTGCAAGAAGATA AGACTTTTCAGCTCTTCCTCAATAGTGCCAGCCTTCGTCTATACGAACCTCCTGTTGTTGACAAGAATCTGATTCGTTCATTATCCAAGTCCCTCTCTTCTGTATCGATGGCTATGGATTCGCCACTCGACAAAATATACCGATCAAGCGCCGTTCTTACAACATGGTTCAATTCCTGGCTTGCTCTCCCCATCTCCACCTATTATTTTCAAACTACGGCCGTCGGCTCGCACCTCGTCTACGCTCTTGTTATGCTAGCTCGCTGGGCAAGATTATCAACACCAAGAGCCATGTACGAAGGAAGAACATCAATGCCAGATGACCCGAGCGAAAACAATCCGAATGTTGCTTTATATAACTCTGATATGGCAAATGCCCAACGCGAATCCGGCATGGCATCAGGCAAGAGCAGTGCACCTCATGAACACATGCCTGCGCGTCCTGATCTAGAAGATACGGACCTCGCGGCTGCTGTGGCCGTGCTACGAACGCAGCTACAAACGCAACCTGGCTTAATGATCAATATCCCCGAGATCCTGTCAGCGATATGCAATCGCTTTGAACATGCCAACGCAAATTTCCAGCTATGCTCGGTGGACACCGAAAGAATCAACAAAAACATTTGGATGATGACTGCACTAAAAGTTCGCATCGCACGAGCCAAACTCGAGAAATGGGCAGAACTAGTGGCTGAAGGAGAAAGCCTTGGCCAAGACCATCGAGCAGACGGAGATCAAAGAATGGCAGAATGGCAAGCGGCGATGCATTTGCCGCAAACCGAATGCATGGGCCTTGAAGACATGGGCATTTTACCGACAGAGTATCAACAACAACCCCAAGTAGAGAATACATGGGGACATGCGACGAACTCTCCGTGGACTACTGATCTACTTTCTGGTTTCGATCCAAGTAGCTTCTTTGATGGATATCTGGATTGGAATTCAGTTGCTATGAATGTTACATCTCCTATGgagcgatga
- a CDS encoding uncharacterized protein (EggNog:ENOG41~TransMembrane:2 (i186-203o209-230i)), with amino-acid sequence MAAIRMVSSFRSIRSMRAQMYHLMKHLADYMLIRSEKSLDLLLGIIVMLGYQQYHCCLHGQLNNLITLASSLISDMGLNRPPGLNERTRLMVVRPPEVNGRSNEERRAFAGAWYWASVISMNFQRVEPMRYNSYLSDCIRYLQEHPEYESDISLVYLVRIQRLTERIAEFNSEDRATEEISLVPSAPVSAYVLAFQNELNQIRDSMPKHLQEDKTFQLFLNSASLRLYEPPVVDKNLIRSLSKSLSSVSMAMDSPLDKIYRSSAVLTTWFNSWLALPISTYYFQTTAVGSHLVYALVMLARWARLSTPRAMYEGRTSMPDDPSENNPNVALYNSDMANAQRESGMASGKSSAPHEHMPARPDLEDTDLAAAVAVLRTQLQTQPGLMINIPEILSAICNRFEHANANFQLCSVDTERINKNIWMMTALKVRIARAKLEKWAELVAEGESLGQDHRADGDQRMAEWQAAMHLPQTECMGLEDMGILPTEYQQQPQVENTWGHATNSPWTTDLLSGFDPSSFFDGYLDWNSVAMNVTSPMER; translated from the exons ATGGCAGCTATTCGCATGGTTAGCTCGTTTCGAAGCATACGATCGATGAGAGCGCAGATGTACCATCTCATGAAACACCTCGCAGACTACATGCTCATTCGCTCGGAAAAGTCTTTGGATTTACTATTGGGGATAATAGTCATGCTTGGATATCAACAATATCACTGTTGTCTCCACGGACAGCTAAATAACCTAATTACTCTGGCTAGCAGCTTGATAAGCGACATGGGGTTGAACAGGCCTCCAGGGTTGAATGAGCGAACGCGTTTGATGGTTGTACGCCCGCCAGAGGTGAATGGCCGAAGCAATGAAGAGAGGCGAGCATTTGCAGGAGCATGGTACTGGGCATCAGT AATCTCGATGAATTTCCAAAGAGTGGAACCGATGAGATACAACAGCTATCTTTCCGACTGCATACGATATCTGCAGGAGCATCCTGAATACGAAAGCGATATTTCTCTCGTCTACCTCGTCAGAATACAGAGATTGACAGAACGCATTGCCGAATTCAATTCCGAAGATAGGGCTACTGAGGAAATCTCTTTAGTGCCTTCAGCTCCTGTCTCGGCATACGTTTTGGCATTCCAAAACGAACTCAACCAAATTCGCGACTCTATGCCCAAGCATCTGCAAGAAGATA AGACTTTTCAGCTCTTCCTCAATAGTGCCAGCCTTCGTCTATACGAACCTCCTGTTGTTGACAAGAATCTGATTCGTTCATTATCCAAGTCCCTCTCTTCTGTATCGATGGCTATGGATTCGCCACTCGACAAAATATACCGATCAAGCGCCGTTCTTACAACATGGTTCAATTCCTGGCTTGCTCTCCCCATCTCCACCTATTATTTTCAAACTACGGCCGTCGGCTCGCACCTCGTCTACGCTCTTGTTATGCTAGCTCGCTGGGCAAGATTATCAACACCAAGAGCCATGTACGAAGGAAGAACATCAATGCCAGATGACCCGAGCGAAAACAATCCGAATGTTGCTTTATATAACTCTGATATGGCAAATGCCCAACGCGAATCCGGCATGGCATCAGGCAAGAGCAGTGCACCTCATGAACACATGCCTGCGCGTCCTGATCTAGAAGATACGGACCTCGCGGCTGCTGTGGCCGTGCTACGAACGCAGCTACAAACGCAACCTGGCTTAATGATCAATATCCCCGAGATCCTGTCAGCGATATGCAATCGCTTTGAACATGCCAACGCAAATTTCCAGCTATGCTCGGTGGACACCGAAAGAATCAACAAAAACATTTGGATGATGACTGCACTAAAAGTTCGCATCGCACGAGCCAAACTCGAGAAATGGGCAGAACTAGTGGCTGAAGGAGAAAGCCTTGGCCAAGACCATCGAGCAGACGGAGATCAAAGAATGGCAGAATGGCAAGCGGCGATGCATTTGCCGCAAACCGAATGCATGGGCCTTGAAGACATGGGCATTTTACCGACAGAGTATCAACAACAACCCCAAGTAGAGAATACATGGGGACATGCGACGAACTCTCCGTGGACTACTGATCTACTTTCTGGTTTCGATCCAAGTAGCTTCTTTGATGGATATCTGGATTGGAATTCAGTTGCTATGAATGTTACATCTCCTATGgagcgatga
- a CDS encoding uncharacterized protein (EggNog:ENOG41~TransMembrane:1 (n3-11c16/17o334-356i)~SECRETED:SignalP(1-17)): MKLTLGLAAAFAGCVAASQPTADVYILPNRESTSPPSVSSNVARLIALQRFSPSRSVSVNEIPEDADIEDVASLLSQFGKPIPSIFDEADEPNQLILAVTGLTEEQIRETREKLNVQPAFTIPDASSIDPLNGVAGFDPADYHGAAKAQKCSFDEIINPLEERCWAGRALFAEYDIQKRPQALDDVIHSFSRLDSLAKIGEMQTTLLLLPAVSGKSGSKQGSGQQQELRRRQAERVLNSFHKAAHAEPTTPAPNNILRAPSKAVPACFDSLDSCVTGTGNCSHQGECLNKYGSADAGGKACFACHCLSTRAGEDGALTHWAGPTCAKKDISVPFWLFAGFTLLMLGILSLSVTMLYNVGDEKLPGVIGAGVSKSK, translated from the exons ATGAAGCTCACGCTGGGGCTTGCCGCAGCTTTTGCGGGCTGTGTGGCAGCTTCACAGCCCACTGCCGATGTCTATATTCTGCCGAATCGCGAATCCACGTCGCCGCCGTCCGTCTCTAGCAACGTCGCCCGACTGATTGCGTTACAACGATTTTCTCCTAGCCGAAGCGTTTCCGTCAATGAAATCCCGGAAGACGCCGATATAGAAGACGTCGCCTCGCTATTAAGTCAATTTGGGAAGCCGATCCCTTCGATATTTGATGAGGCCGATGAGCCCAACCAGCTCATTCTCGCGGTAACGGGATTGACAGAGGAGCAAATCAGGGAGACTAGAGAAAAGCTGAACGTGCAGCCTGCATTCACTATTCCGGATGCCTCTTCTATTGACCCGCTGAATGGGGTCGCAGGCTTCGACCCTGCCGATTACCATGGCGCGGCGAAAGCGCAGAAGTGCTCTTTTGACGAAATAATTAACCCGCTTGAAGAGCGATGCTGGGCTGGAAGGGCTTTGTTTGCCGAATATGATATTCAAAAG CGACCACAAGCCTTGGACGATGTGATTCATAGCTTCTCAAGACTCGATTCTCttgccaagattggcgagaTGCAGACTACCTTGCTTCTACTCCCAGCTGTCAGTGGAAAATCGGGCTCGAAGCAAGGATCAGGCCAGCAACAGGAGCTCCGTCGCCGTCAGGCAGAGAGGGTGCTCAATTCATTTCACAAGGCAGCGCATGCGGAACCGACTACGCCTGCACCCAACAATATCCTTCGAGCCCCCTCGAAGGCTGTTCCGGCTTGCTTCGACTCTCTTGATAGCTGCGTCACCGGCACTGGAAACTGCTCGCACCAGGGAGAATGCCTAAACAAGTATGGATCTGCGGATGCTGGCGGCAAGGCTTGTTTTGCATGCCACTGCCTTAGCACCAGGGCAGGCGAAGACGGTGCCCTTACTCATTGGGCAGGACCTACATGCGCCAAGAAAGATATTAGCGTTCCCTTCTGGTTGTTTGCAGGCTTCACTCTGCTTATGCTGGGAATATTGTCGCTTTCTGTCACAATGCTTTACAACGTGGGcgacgagaagctgccagGTGTCATTGGAGCTGGAGTTTCCAAGTCTAAATAA